The genome window CTGCTCCAACCGATGATGCCTGGCCTCGGTGTCAGGGCCGGATCGCCCATACCGGGGCCGACGATCTTCGGCCAGAGCAGGGCATCAGCCCTGCCCGACTCCTCTGATCTTCTCAATCATACCTGTCGTCGAGAAGCCGGGTGCGAGAGCGATTCGGATGACCTTGCCGCCGCGGGCTTCGACGATGTCGCGGCCGATGATGGCGTCGGGGGCCCAGTCTGCGCCCTTGGCGAGGATGTCGGGCTGGATCGCGCTGATGATCGCGTACGGGTCGTCCTCGTCGAAGATGACGACGGCGTCAACCGCGGCGAGCGCGGCCACGATCTCGGCGCGGTCCTGTTCGTCGTTGATGGGGCGTGTGGGGCCTTTGATGGCCCGGACGGATCGATCCGTGTTCACCCCGACGATCAGCGAGTCGCCGTGCGCGCGCGCCCCGGCGAGATAGCGGACGTGGCCGGGGTGCAGCAGGTCGAAGCAGCCGTTGGTGAAGACGACCTTCTTGCCACCGGCGCGCATCCTGTCAGCCCAGGCGACGGCGTGTTCGCGAGAGAGGACCATGGGGTTTCTTCTGTGGACGGGCGGGGAAGCCTTGTTGCGCCCCTACGTCGTCTGATGCGTCGGGTCGTCCGACACCGGTTCGGTCGGGTCGTCGCGCCGGACGCCGTGGCGAATCTGAATGTCCTTCGAGAACTCCCACGTGTGCGGCGGGCGGTAGATGCC of Vicinamibacterales bacterium contains these proteins:
- the rfaE2 gene encoding D-glycero-beta-D-manno-heptose 1-phosphate adenylyltransferase, encoding MVLSREHAVAWADRMRAGGKKVVFTNGCFDLLHPGHVRYLAGARAHGDSLIVGVNTDRSVRAIKGPTRPINDEQDRAEIVAALAAVDAVVIFDEDDPYAIISAIQPDILAKGADWAPDAIIGRDIVEARGGKVIRIALAPGFSTTGMIEKIRGVGQG